The nucleotide sequence CTGATTGCCGAAGGGATTGAGGAAGAAATTCAGGGGGAATATCTTAAAGCGATGGGCTTCCGTTATGGCCAGGGATACCTCTATTCTCGGCCATTGCCCAAAGAAGAGTTCTCGAAGTTATTTACGAATCAAATGCTTACTGCATAAGTTCTTATGCTTCGCGTTTCAGCTTTTTAAAACAATAAAAAACCCGATACAACTCAATGTATCGGGTTTTATCTTCATTTGGTGCCGAAGGCGAGACTCGAACTCACCCACTATGTGGTAATATTATACCGTTAACACCAATTATTACCCTAATTGACCCACTCTTTTAAGTTTATTGATTGTAATCTTAAACTACGCAATAAATCAAGTTATGAATTGACAAATTTCTTATGATATTTAATTACCTTTGCAATACGCAATAGTAATGGAATAAAACCATCGAAATTGATTTCCTTATGTTTGTCTTTGACGACTTTGAGTGAAAAAGTATTTTTACCATATTTTGTTGTGCTATCGTATTCGTTGCTTGGTTCAAATTCCCTTCCATCAATTTTATAGCTTAGAGCTTTATCGTCAAATAAATTCTCCATCATACTATCATTACCATTATCACGAGGGGTTAAGATGAGATATAAGTTTGACACTATATGTATAAAATCAGAATTTCTGATACTGTTGTTCTTATTATCTTCTTCAATCTTTGGAAATATTATTTTCTGTGAAGAGAGCCAACCGATTAGTCCATTTGGGCCATTGTCGTTGTCAAGCACTAGTATGACAGGGTTTTGTGGTGTTTTTACGTTGTAATATTTTAGGCTTTTCTTATATCTCTGTGAGAAGAACTTTAAATAATTCCCACCACCATATAGGTCTAGAAGATAACGTGTTCTTTTTGTGTAATCAAAAAGACTGACAGGCAGTTCTAACTGGTCATTGTCGTTTTTTGTCGGCTTTAGTTCATTGGAGGTGTTGGATTTGCTTTTTAACGCATATTTTATATAGATATTGTCTGTCTTTCCTTCAAATAAAAGTGTTGGTTTATTGTTAGCTATGAAATTCTTGTAGTAAAGGAAATCACTAAAAGTAGACTCTCTTCCATTTAGCTTTTCTCTGTGTGTATCAATGCCCCTATCTTTTAGAGAATATCTGTGATCTAGTGATTCTTTACAGTTGTAGTGGTTATATCTGTCAATTGAATCTATAAAATTAAGCTTTCCGTAAAGCTCATCTATTGTACCTTTTCTGAGATTTCCATTTTCATTTATTGTGAATTCTCCTGTCTTAAAGAGACTGTGACACATTGCTCGTGTTTCTCTCCAGTATTCTCTTTTAATGTTTATTTTTTTGTTTACAATTAGTCCTGTTACATCTTGACGTGAATCAGCGAACTGGAGTCTTGTCTTTTTGTGGTTAATGTTAAATCCTGATCTTCTAATCTCTTCTTTTAGCTTTTTACTAAGGGTAACTTTTTTGTTTTCTATTGAAACAATTTTTTCTGAGAAATTTCTTTCTCTTGTTGAGAAAGTAATATC is from Desulfuromonas acetoxidans DSM 684 and encodes:
- a CDS encoding retron Ec67 family RNA-directed DNA polymerase/endonuclease, yielding MTKLERIRLAKDKKDFAKLLKVSTVFLTNTLYLTPIEDQYEEFQIPKRSGGFRTIHAPTAELKDLQSRLSNLLLDCIDDINKEKEIISTLSHGFVRKRSIITNARLHVRQKNVLNIDLEDFFGSFNFGRVRGFFLKNNNFKLDKNIATIIAKIACLNDTLPQGSPCSPVITNLITHPLDIRLAQLAKKSSSVYTRYADDITFSTRERNFSEKIVSIENKKVTLSKKLKEEIRRSGFNINHKKTRLQFADSRQDVTGLIVNKKINIKREYWRETRAMCHSLFKTGEFTINENGNLRKGTIDELYGKLNFIDSIDRYNHYNCKESLDHRYSLKDRGIDTHREKLNGRESTFSDFLYYKNFIANNKPTLLFEGKTDNIYIKYALKSKSNTSNELKPTKNDNDQLELPVSLFDYTKRTRYLLDLYGGGNYLKFFSQRYKKSLKYYNVKTPQNPVILVLDNDNGPNGLIGWLSSQKIIFPKIEEDNKNNSIRNSDFIHIVSNLYLILTPRDNGNDSMMENLFDDKALSYKIDGREFEPSNEYDSTTKYGKNTFSLKVVKDKHKEINFDGFIPLLLRIAKVIKYHKKFVNS